The Campylobacter hyointestinalis subsp. hyointestinalis nucleotide sequence TTAGAGCGAATCGACTACAGCGCTGCAGTTTTTATGACAAAAATTTACGACTCTCCTAAACTCATCAACTCAAATGATAAATTTGATAAGATTTTCGCATTAGTCGGTGATAAAAAGATTCTAAATACAAAGTTATCAAAGACTTTTAGCTTAAATTTAATAGAGGATTTAGGTAAAAGTTTTTTATCTATAAAAAACAACTTCATCAACTTTTGCATATTTTTAGGAGAGTTTTTATTTGGTGTAGCTTCAAGCATTTGGAATTTTAAAAATATAAGATTTAAAGAGCTTTCAAACCACTTCAAAGACGTGGGTATAAAGGCTGTTTTTATCGTGTGTTTAACAAGCTTTTTGATAGGTATAGTTTTAGCGTATCAAGGAGCTAGTATGCTAGAGCGCTTTGGAGCTAGTATCTTTGTAGTAGATATAATGGGTATAATGACGCTTCGTGAAGTAGGCCCACTCATCGCTGCCATCGTCGTAGCTGGACGCTCTGCTTCAAGCTTTACGGCGCAAATCGGCGTTATGAAGATCACCGAAGAGATAGACGCTATGAAAACTATGGGATTTGAGCCTTTTAAATTTATCGTTCTACCAAGAATTATGGCACTTATCATTGCTATGCCACTTGTCGTATTTTTAGCAAATTCTATAAGCATAGTTGGACAAATGATAGTTTGTAATTTCTATTTAGATCTTAGTTTTAATGATTATCTTGAGAGATTTAAAAGTAGCATTGAACTCAGGCATTTTTGGGTCGGGATATTAAAAGCACCATTTTTTGGAGCCGTCATTGGGCTGATTGGTTGCATGAGAGGATTTGAGGTAAGTGGAAGTACAAATAGCGTTGGAGAGCTTACTACAAAAAGCGTTGTAAATGCGATATTTTGGATCATTGCAATAGATGCTATTTTTTCGATAATTTATACGGAGCTTGAAATTTGATAGAAGCAAAAAATATAACAACCGCTTTTGGAAAACGCATTATGCACGATAACGTAAGTTTTAGCATAAAACGTGGTGAAATTTACGGATTTTTGGGCGGAAGTGGAAGTGGGAAAACTACTCTTTTAAAAACTCTTATCTACCTAAAAGAGCCAACAAGCGGCGATATATTTATGGATGGCGTAAATTTATGGCAAGCAAATTTAAAACAACGTCAAGAAATCCGCTTAAAAATGGGCGTGATGTTCCAGTTCGGCGCTCTTTTTAGTGGTATGAGTGTTTTGGATAACATAGGAATTTTGCTTAGAGAATATAGCAAATACGATAAAAAAGATATAGACGATATAGCTAAAATGTGGCTTTTAAAAGTGGGTTTAAACGCTGAAGCAGCAAATTTATATCCAAGTGAGCTAAGTGGCGGTATGAAAAAAAGAGTTGCGCTTGCTAGGTCTTTGGCTCTTAGCCCTGAAATTTTGTTTTTAGATGAGCCAAACTCAGGGCTTGATCCACTTAGCGCAAGAGCGCTCGATAGGCTCATTTGCGATCTTAGAGATAGTCTTGGAGTAACTGTCGTTATGGTAACTCACGATATAGATAGTATTTTTAGTATTTTAGATAGATTTTTGATAATATACGACCATAAGATAGCCTATGAAGGTGATCTTAGAGGCGCTTTGGAATTTAAAGAAAATCCTTTAAGGGAGCTTTTTATGATGAGGAGTTTAGATGGAAAGTAAAAGTTCGTATTTCATAGCTGGAGCATTTTTTTGTATAGTTATGATATTTGCGGTAGTTTTTTTGCTGTTTATGAACAAAAACGGAAACGCAGAGGAGTATAGAAGCTACTATATACAGACAAAAGAGCTACCAAACGGCATAAAAAAAGATGCACAAGTAAGGTTCATAGGAGTTCCAGCAGGTATCGTAAAAGATATATATTTTAGCGAT carries:
- a CDS encoding MlaE family ABC transporter permease; its protein translation is MEDSLKFEFENGVLTLSGKFDYNLSKSDIKKLKSLKVHTLDLLNLERIDYSAAVFMTKIYDSPKLINSNDKFDKIFALVGDKKILNTKLSKTFSLNLIEDLGKSFLSIKNNFINFCIFLGEFLFGVASSIWNFKNIRFKELSNHFKDVGIKAVFIVCLTSFLIGIVLAYQGASMLERFGASIFVVDIMGIMTLREVGPLIAAIVVAGRSASSFTAQIGVMKITEEIDAMKTMGFEPFKFIVLPRIMALIIAMPLVVFLANSISIVGQMIVCNFYLDLSFNDYLERFKSSIELRHFWVGILKAPFFGAVIGLIGCMRGFEVSGSTNSVGELTTKSVVNAIFWIIAIDAIFSIIYTELEI
- a CDS encoding ABC transporter ATP-binding protein, translated to MHDNVSFSIKRGEIYGFLGGSGSGKTTLLKTLIYLKEPTSGDIFMDGVNLWQANLKQRQEIRLKMGVMFQFGALFSGMSVLDNIGILLREYSKYDKKDIDDIAKMWLLKVGLNAEAANLYPSELSGGMKKRVALARSLALSPEILFLDEPNSGLDPLSARALDRLICDLRDSLGVTVVMVTHDIDSIFSILDRFLIIYDHKIAYEGDLRGALEFKENPLRELFMMRSLDGK